One genomic window of Cercospora beticola chromosome 5, complete sequence includes the following:
- the SSU72 gene encoding RNA polymerase II subunit A C-terminal domain phosphatase (BUSCO:EOG09264JW6), with amino-acid sequence MSTDPRRRPPPPPPPPEPAAPTMDAARDPQTADEAASRQQAITDQITTGDGPPRPTPSPVSVSGQQEQTSEASQTQNTGDSFKLRFCTVCASNNNRSMEAHLRLTTAPSPYPTISFGTGSLVRLPGPSISQPNVYQFNSTSYSAMYEELKEKDKRLYSANGILPMLERNKNVKWGPERWQDWRPGVPRVGKRLINGAYTGDDVEWSQDKGAQGTEAGTVDVVITCEDRCWEAVVDDLLNRGSPLNRPVHVFNVDIKDNHEEALVGGGAILELADKLNEAAREERGDLVRNGGNAAAFDQGSAGARAGFDERVPDILAEWQERWPQLPALWTLAWL; translated from the coding sequence ATGTCCACCGATCCTCGACGgcgacctcctccgcctccaccaccgcccgaACCCGCCGCACCCACCATGGACGCCGCCCGCGATCCGCAAACCGCAGACGAAGCCGCGAGCCGGCAACAGGCCATCACAGACCAAATTACCACAGGCGACGGCCCTCCGCGACCAACTCCGTCGCCGGTATCTGTGTCAGgacagcaagagcagacaTCAGAGGCCAGCCAAACGCAGAACACCGGGGACAGCTTCAAGCTCCGCTTCTGCACCGTCTGCGCCAGTAACAACAACCGCTCCATGGAAGCCCATCTCCGCCTGACCACAGCGCCCTCCCCATATCCTACCATCAGCTTCGGAACAGGAAGTCTCGTCCGCCTGCCGGGGCCCTCCATCAGCCAACCCAACGTCTACCAATTCAACTCCACCAGCTACTCCGCCATGTACGAGGAGCTCAAGGAAAAGGACAAACGCCTCTATTCCGCCAACGGCATTCTGCCCATGCTCGAGCGCAACAAGAACGTCAAATGGGGGCCCGAGCGCTGGCAAGATTGGAGACCTGGCGTCCCGCGCGTGGGCAAACGATTGATCAACGGGGCATATACCGGCGACGACGTGGAGTGGTCGCAGGACAAGGGCGCTCAAGGTACGGAAGCGGGAACAGTCGATGTGGTGATAACGTGCGAAGATCGGTGTTGGGAAGCAGTGGTGGACGATTTGCTCAATAGAGGTTCGCCCTTGAATCGGCCTGTGCATGTCTTCAATGTGGATATTAAGGACAACCATGAGGAGGCGCTAGTGGGAGGCGGAGCGATTCTGGAATTGGCAGATAAGCTGAACGAGGCggcgagagaagagagagggGATCTGGTCAGGAATGGTGGCAATGCGGCAGCTTTTGACCAAGGGAGTGCAGGCGCAAGAGCAGGATTTGATGAGAGGGTACCTGACATCTTGGCTGAGTGGCAGGAGAGGTGGCCGCAATTGCCGGCGTTGTGGACGCTGGCGTGGCTCTGA
- a CDS encoding uncharacterized protein (BUSCO:EOG09262VQQ), with amino-acid sequence MVLGHGHRKNSVTGSSRGSIEGERSDIEGADGDQTVVSEEQGNVLTHIISQLRPGADLSRVTLPTFILEPRSMLERITNFMAHPETLLHLPTIDDPVERFAAVTKFYLSGWHIKPPGVKKPLNPILGEVFTGYWDYPDGTKGYYISEQTSHHPPKSSYFFMAPEHNIRIDGTLKPRSKFLGNSVGSFMEGIAVMRFLNRGERYFITQPNMYARGILFGKMKYELGDHAIVRSPELDMEADIEFKVKGWVGGGYNAIAGFIKKSSTGKNLFELSGHWNEKMYIKDLATGKKSEFFDATTAKPSIPKARPLEEQAPRESQRLWHATTQAIKKADQKTATDEKSKIEDEQRREAAERGDTPWQPKLFRAVPPGDEENLDWIIDAEVDHSAPVQKQVEQILAIAPVLPGQKHSEAFDEAEKLPSQQGKTLPPQNGAQQEKNDLIDFGQNDGANDSGAAALQQAERQPTNASAESAPARAEAVGSSGAGQLQEPLVPTQSTPAAGVATQPLDYRNPTRPGKAPSGDELRRQDSIGGEDIFHDAES; translated from the coding sequence ATGGTGCTCGGTCACGGTCATAGGAAGAACTCGGTGACAGGGAGCAGTCGGGGCTCGATTGAGGGAGAGCGCAGCGACATTGAGGGCGCCGACGGCGACCAGACGGTCGTCAGCGAAGAACAGGGCAATGTCCTCACTCACATCATATCACAGCTGCGGCCTGGAGCCGACCTGTCCCGCGTCACGCTGCCTACGTTCATCCTCGAGCCGCGATCGATGTTGGAGCGCATCACGAACTTCATGGCACACCCCGAGACCCTTCTGCACCTGCCCACCATCGACGACCCGGTCGAGCGGTTTGCGGCTGTCACCAAATTCTACCTCTCCGGCTGGCACATCAAACCCCCCGGTGTGAAGAAGCCTCTGAACCCCATTCTTGGTGAGGTCTTCACGGGCTACTGGGACTACCCTGATGGAACCAAGGGGTACTACATCAGCGAGCAGACGAGCCACCACCCACCCAAGAGCTCATACTTTTTCATGGCACCCGAACATAACATCCGGATCGATGGAACGCTCAAGCCACGTAGCAAGTTCTTGGGCAACAGCGTGGGTAGCTTCATGGAGGGCATCGCGGTGATGCGCTTCTTGAATCGAGGCGAGAGATACTTCATCACACAGCCCAACATGTATGCACGAGGCATCCTTTTCGGCAAGATGAAGTACGAGCTGGGAGATCATGCGATCGTAAGAAGCCCAGAGTTGGATATGGAGGCAGACATTGAGTTCAAGGTCAAGGGATGGGTCGGTGGAGGATACAATGCGATCGCGGGGTTCatcaagaagagcagcacgGGGAAAAATTTGTTCGAGCTGAGCGGGCACTGGAACGAGAAGATGTACATCAAGGACCTTGCCACAGGAAAGAAGAGCGAATTTTTCGACGCAACCACGGCCAAGCCGAGCATTCCGAAGGCTCGGCCTCTCGAAGAGCAGGCACCGCGAGAGTCGCAGAGGCTGTGGCACGCAACAACACAAGCTATCAAGAAAGCCGATCAAAAGACGGCAACGgatgagaagagcaagatcgaGGACGAACAGCGGCGGGAGGCAGCGGAGAGAGGAGACACGCCGTGGCAGCCGAAGCTCTTCCGCGCAGTACCGCCTGGTGACGAGGAGAACCTGGACTGGATCATCGATGCAGAAGTTGACCATAGCGCACCCGTCCAGAAGCAGGTCGAACAGATCCTGGCCATTGCTCCGGTACTGCCTGGACAGAAGCACAGCGAGGCGTTCGACGAGGCCGAAAAGCTCCCCTCTCAACAAGGGAAGACATTGCCGCCACAGAATGGAGcgcagcaagagaagaacGATCTCATCGACTTTGGTCAGAACGACGGAGCAAATGACAGCGGAGCCGCAGCTCTTCAACAAGCAGAGCGGCAACCCACAAACGCATCCGCAGAGTCTGCTCCTGCGCGAGCGGAGGCTGTAGGCAGCTCGGGAGCTGGTCAATTACAAGAACCACTGGTGCCGACACAGAGTACCCCTGCTGCGGGTGTTGCAACGCAGCCTCTCGACTATCGAAATCCAACACGTCCCGGCAAGGCCCCGAGCGGAGATGAGCTGCGGAGGCAGGACAGCATAGGCGGAGAGGATATCTTCCATGATGCAGAGTCATGA